GATACCATTCATTGAACAATCAATCTACAAGCACAGAAGCCAGCATCAGGCCTATGCCTTGATGACTGTGTACAGGGAATTTGGAGGAAATGAGTACTTTGCACATCCATtgtcctggggagcagagggaagatCTAGATGACCTTGAAATGGAGCTGGGTGGCGGTAGCATCATGAAGGAAAAGAGTCACAGCCAGACAGTTGTAAGACTTAACCAGCCCTACCTACTCCATCAAAAAGGGGTGAATAAGCTAGTTTTGGTGGACAATCCTTTCTTTCATGCCAACACAAAGGAGGCAGATGCCAGAAgttctctgtgaggttgaggccaacctgctctataCAGTGtaattcaggacagccagggttttAAAGAGAATCCCTAGTCAAAAAAGAGTGGaacattgtggcacacacctttaatccccccaTTCCAGAGCCAGAGGAAAGCACATGCAATTCTTTGATTTTGAGGGGAGCCTCGTgtaaacagtgagttccagaacagtcaggactacacagacaaaccctgtctaaaaaaaggtAAAAGGGCAAGAACCAGCGAGAACAACCCCTGGAGGGACCAAACCCGAGTACCTCTGCAATCCCGAGTTCAGTGCCAATGACCTAGGAAACCATGCACAAAAGAAAGTCTGAAGCAGATACTAAGGGAGAAAAAGCCAAGGTGAAGGAAGAGCCACAGAGAAGATCTCAAAGTTTGTCTGCTAAAACTGGTCCTCAAAGCCAGGGCCCAAGCCTAAAAAGGCCcctgaaaagaagagagagaaggtacCCAAGGAAAGATGGGGAAATCAGATGCTTGTAAGGATGCAAATAACCTTGCAGAAAATGGTGACGTGAAAACAGACCAGGCACAAAAAGCTGAAGATGCAGGAGATACCAACTGAAATGTGTGCACTTTTGATAACTGTGTACTTCTGCTGACtgtacagttaaaataatatttttatcaagTTTGATAAATATGCAGAATTTcgattaactttttttttccattttcttagttttttgaaacagcgtttctctgtgtagctttggagcctaacctggcactcactctggagaccaggttgtcctcaaactcacagagatctgcctgcctctgcctctggagtgctgggattaaatgcgtgtgccaccaacacccagctttgatttaacttttgtatgtttgtttgtttgttttgtttttcgagacagggtttctctgtggctttggaggctgtcctggaactaggtcttgtagaccaagctggtctggaacccacagagatccgcctgcctctgcctcccgagggctgggattaaaggcatgcaccaccaatgcccagctgatttactttttaaaagctatGCTACTAGCACACAGAACACTTCATTGTTTTGGGGTAGGGAAGGAACATGTGTCAGAAACAAAATGTCTCCTAAGCTGGATTGATTGATGATGATTGATGGAAAACATCTTTCTGTGACAATTTAGAAAGTCCCCTCTTGGCTCAGGAAAGATGTCCTAGTGTTGACATATGTGGCCACCACAGCACAGAATGCCTTGTGTGGGAAAActccaaattcatttttatatcatctTTCCCCTGTACCATGAACATAGATTTAACTCCCTTAAAACGAGAGACCTGTTGGCACCTGACCCCCTAAAATAGGTTTTGCTGGTTTATTGGGCAATCTGGACTTTGCAGTGAAAATAATATCCTCAAAAGAGCATTGGTTCCTTTTATATACAAAATTGTGGATCTTCAGAATGACAATTCTGccgttttctatttattttctgaaagtcAGTGTCTGCTTGTGAAAAGCTGTTAAACAACATCCTTAATGTGAAATGTCAACCCTCACTCTAAGCTCTTTCCCTTTTCAAAGCATTGAATGAAGACTTCACTGGGTTTTATAGTTTCATTCTGATTTTGATAGTCCATACAAGAAGGGAGTTGAAAGTTCTTATAAATTGTTACTGATTGTTTGCCCACAACCTGCGTGAAATACCATGATTGTTTGTGGAAAGCATCTTTAATAAAGGTGAATATGGTTTGGATTGGGGGAAAACAGGAAAATAGGAGGGGTGGCTGCAATCAGAAGGAATAGGATGACCTTTGGCAGCCTGAGCGGAGGCTCATGTCACCAAGTAGTGAAGACCACATTTTAACTGGGTTCAACAGCAAGATTGGAGAACTGAGAGGGTGGGGCAAaagatgtgtttgtgttttaggtCTCCACAAAAGCAGCAGTGATTATATCTGATCAATATTGAAAGCCAAACTAAAACATACAAAGCCACTATATTATGTAGCTATTGACTGGGCGGGGCCATAGAGTGGGAGGGTCTTCTGGAATGATGGGGAAAAAGGTAGAAGACGTGGAAGGAAGCTggatggaaaatatatttaagtcaGGTCCTTGGACTGGAGTTTCACACAGTAGCAGCAATCTGTTGAAGACAGGAGTTCCTGCTGATTGCCAGGGTAAATAGGCCAGTAAGGCTTTTGGGTccatggtggggtggggggatggatgtACCATTCTGTACTACCAACAGCAATGAATGAGGATCCTTTTCCCCACATTTTTACAAGCCTGaggtgttgttgtttttcatgtttttggcATTTCTGAGAAAGTtaaaaatctcaaagcagttGTAATTTGCATTGATTGGATGGCTTTAGATAaggaagggtttttttgttgttgtttgtttgtttgcttgcttttttgaggTCAGGTCACTCTAAATATTCCTGGGTGTCCTAGAGCTGCCTGTGTAGACCAAGTAGTGCAAGACCTctcagatatcctcctgcctcttcctgctgaATACTAGTATtgaagacatgtaccaccacaccccgctagtttaaatttttattttatttctttgttcatgAGTTAGGGATTTTCAGTGTAATCCTGGATGTTCTGTACctcctattttttaaatatgtagccctccaactcagagatgctcctgcctctgcctccctaggtaTTGGAATAAAATATGTGTGTCACCACgccctgttcttttttctttgctatttcaagacagggattctctgtgtagcttttgagcctatcctgtcCCTGgatctagagaccaggctggcctcgaaatgacagagatccgcctgcctgtgccaggattgctgggattaaaggcatgcaccaccaatgacaGACCCACGTCCTTTTCTTACATTTCATTTGAGAAAACACTAaatcagagatcttcctgtctgtgcttccctagtgatgggattaaagatgtgtatcatgAACCCCTGTTACTATAGTTGTTCttatatttcatttgaaaaaattcaaggtcatcaggGGCTATAGAGCAAATTCAAGTTCAGTTTAGGATCCACAAGactttaaaaagggggaaattaaAAAAAGTTACTAATCAATAGAGACCATTGGTCATATATTCTAGAACAGAATTGCTCTCCCGTTTCAGGGTTATAGCAAGAGCAGATGCAGGACTAGTGTCCCTCAAGttgttaaagaaatagaaaatgccCAGAAAGAATAAATATCCAGTAAGGACAGAGTGTCTTCATGAGTTAATCAGTAGCATCTAAAGGGAGTGGAAAAGGCATCCTCAAGGGATCCAAGTCCATAATCTCATAATGGATTAGGTTTGGGACCAGAATTTCATGGTCATTCTTAGtcataaaatgagtttgaaaCTAGCCAGTGCTAAGGAAACCTGGTGACAGTCTTTGATTTTCCTGGAGACATAACCCTTTGAATCAAGAGCTGTGAAGCTTGTGAAATGTCACAACCCAAGTCCATGTTGTGTAGCTTGAGTACTTGAGTTTTATTTCCTTGCTGCACATGACGGAAGgggaaaaacatacatttttttttcttacatccaCAAATGTTCTCTGGCAGGATATGGACCCAATGCTTACACAAAAACACAtggaataatattttttcaataattttcaatttttcttgtATCTCCCTTTGTTTGGACACAAAAATGGACAAGTCCTTTATCAACGAGACTCAAGTCatcctgctttttaaaatttcaatatgtATACCTTTTATAGATGGCAAGGAAGGTTTCCAGGATTTGGACAGTAAACTGAGGTATTCCTTGACATGGTTTCCAGAAAAAGTAAGATGTCACATGGAGGTATTGTATTCCTGCAATGGGAGCAGCTGGAACCCTTGGAAACAAATTGAAGGTTTCCTAGCACTGATTAAGTACACTTCAGTCCCTCAAAATGGGGTGCCACCATTCTCTTCAGAATACCCAAATACCTAAGGGCAATCAATGAACAGAAGAATTCCAGACACCATCAGGGAGCCTTGGGAAATCTATGTAGAGAAAAGAAGGTCTACAGAAAGCTAGGGGACCAGGTAGAGTTTCTGGGAGTCACAAGATGTGAGAGAGAGTATGGAAATTGTTGCAAACAATGAGGTAAGAATCTTAGCAGCCCTTGACAATAAGAAGGGATGCCTAGCCAAAGGAAGTGCTGAATAGGATCCCTAGAAGCAGGTTAAGTAGAAGTCCATTTTTTGATGTGGGCATTGACAGGTGGAGCCCCAATTTATACAGGGAGGGATACTGAAAAGGTCGAGGCCAATTTTCTCTTGGCATTCATTTTCCCATAAACATGTCAATCAGCAAATGTTATATAAATCACGATTACTTCTTGAAGGATCTGGTGATCCAATCTTAATGCCAGctgtcaggaaactgaggcaaataATCTCTGTGATTTGtcgggccagcctggtcaacatacaCAGCCTCCAAAGGCTTAAGCAGCTAGTGCCTGGATTCCTAAGATGCCCCTCAAACTCTTGAATTTAGGTAATGTTCcttaccctcccttcctcctcatcccCCACTCTTGTTccctcattcatttttttttttaaatcttcagggAAAGTAGAGCTACAAGGAAAACGCCTAGAGATTGAACACTCGGTCCCCAAAAAACAAATGAGTAGGAAAATTCAGATTCGGAATATTCCACCCCAGCTCCGATGGGAAGTGCTGGACAGCCTGCTGGCCCAGTATGGTACAGTGGAGAACTGTGAGCAAGTGAACACAGAAAGTGAGACCGCAGTGGTCAACGTCACCTACTCCAACAGGGAGCAGACAAGGCAAGCCATTATGAAGCTAAATGGCCATCAACTGGAGAACCATGCCCTGAAGGTCTCATACATATCTGATGAGCAGTTAGCTCAGGGTCCTGAGAATGGGCGCCATGGTGGCTTTGGCTCTCGGGGCCAGCCTTGGCAAGAATCACCTGTGGCAGCAGAGACCCCAGCCAAGCAGCAGCAAGTAGACATCCCCCTCAGGCTCCTGGTGCCCACGCAGTATGTAGGTGCTATCATTGGCAAGGAGGGTGCCACCATCCGCAACATCACAAAACAGACCCAGTCCAAGATAAAGGTGCACAGGAATGAGAATGCTGGAGCTGCGGAGAAGGCCATCAGTGTGCATTCAACACCCGAAGGCTGCTCCTCAGCATGCAAGATGATCTTGGAGATAATGCACAAGGAGGCAAAGGACACCAAAACAGCTCACGAGGTTCCCCTGAAGATCCTGGCCCATAATAGCTTTGTGGGGCGACTCattggaaaggaagggaggaactTGAAGAAGGTTGAGCAGGATACGGTGACAAAGATCACGATCTCATCGCTCCAGCATCTCACCCTCTACAACCCTGAGAGGACCATCACTGTGAAGGGGGCCATTGAGAATTGCTGCAGGGCTGAGCAAGAGATCATGAAGAAAGTTCGAGAGGCCTACGAGAATGATGTAGCTGCCAAGAGCTTGCAGTCTCACCTCATCCCTGGTCTCAACCTGGCTTCTGTGGGTCTCTTCCCAGCGTCATCCAGTGCTGTCCCTCTACCTCCCAGCAGCGTCACTGGGGCTGCTCCCTATAGCTCCTTCAAGCAGGCTACTGAGCAGGAGATGGTACAGGTGTTCATCCCTGCCCAGGCTGTGGCGCCATCATGGGCAAGAAGGGGCAGCACATCAAACAACTCTCACGGTTCACCAGTGCCTCCATCAAGATTGCACCACCGGAAACACCTGACTCTAAAGTTCGAATGGTTATCATTACTGGACCCCCAGAGGCACAgttcaaggctcagggaagaaTCTATggcaaaataaaagaagagaattTCTTTGGTCCTAAGGAGGAAGTAAAGCTGGAGACCCACATACAGGTGCCAGCTTCAGCAGCTGGCCGGGTCATTGGCAAAGGTGGCAAAAAGGTAAATGAGCTGCAGAAATTGACTGCTGCTGAGGTGCTGGTGCCAAGAGACCAGATTCCGGATGAGAATGACCAAGTCATTGTTAAGATCATCGGGCATTTCTAtgccagccagatggctcagcggAAGATCCGAGACATCCTGGCTCACGTTAAGCAACAGCACCAGAAGGGACAGAGCAACCAGGCCCAGGCACGGAGGAAGTGATAGCCGCTTCCTGGCCCATTGGCTCCTGATCAACAGGCAGATCGCAGAACTGGAGGGCAGAGGGCCAGTGTGCTCTTCCCAGCAGGCCTGAGAATGAGTGGGAATCGGGCTTTTGGGTCTGTCTGGAGATCAGGCTTGCCAACTGTCTTGAGAAAAATGTTCCAGTGAGGAACTCTGATCTCTCGCACCCAATTAATTCAGCCACGTGGCCACCATGGCTCACCCCTTGGAATGTCACCATTGCAGTTATACCTTGGGTTGCTTTTAAACGTGGATTGTTTTTGAGGAAATTCTCCAGTCTCCATCAGAAAGATTGGTCAAATCCCagtggaaagagaaataaaatttccttCAGGTTTTATAAACCTCAAAGGATAGTTAGTTTCTTGACCCTAGAATCTTTCTACCCTGACTTCTTGGTTAATTGATAAATTCCTCCCATTCTTAAGGCCTTGACCAATACCTTACCGCTTCCTGTATTCATTTACACTGTTTTAGCCTTGTGACTatgaggggtggggggggtggctGGGCCACACCTTTGTTTAGAATATTAACACTATGGAGAACACCTGTCATCAGTGCTTTAATCCTGATTCTTCCTCAACCTACCAATGAGAACAGCAAGATAGAAAGGAGagagataataaaaaatatatactaaCCCACGTTTAAAAGGAGCCCTCTGCTGAGGATAGAGCCCAATGGTCAGATTCCTTGCCtggcatgttcaaggccctgggttccatccttggcatcacaaaaaggaaaaaacagctTGCCCTCATGGGTGAGATATTGCAGATTACCATCTAGAAAAATTGGCAAAACAGAAATTTCTCTTGGTCATCTGGGACTTCCCCACCAAGATTCCCTACTCATTATGCCCATCTAACTCTGTGGGTTCTTTGGTGCCGTACACGTGGGTGGTACCTCCTGCTAAACAGGGTGAGGGCTGACCAGTGTCCCTGATTCCTATCATTCTCAGgctgattttatattttttaaagtctattttaatGATTGGATATATGAGCTCTGGGAAAGGGGGTGTAAGCTCCCTTTGATAATGTTTCAGTTCCATGGAGGAGTTGAGTGGCCCAAAGGTACTCTCACTCCAACCCATGTGCTCTTATAAGGGCTGAGGCAGGCATCGTGTTGTATTCCCTG
Above is a genomic segment from Cricetulus griseus strain 17A/GY unplaced genomic scaffold, alternate assembly CriGri-PICRH-1.0 unplaced_scaffold_32, whole genome shotgun sequence containing:
- the LOC113838566 gene encoding LOW QUALITY PROTEIN: insulin-like growth factor 2 mRNA-binding protein 1 (The sequence of the model RefSeq protein was modified relative to this genomic sequence to represent the inferred CDS: inserted 1 base in 1 codon) is translated as MGKKVEDVEGSWMENIFKSGPWTGVSHSSSNLLKTGVPADCQGKVELQGKRLEIEHSVPKKQMSRKIQIRNIPPQLRWEVLDSLLAQYGTVENCEQVNTESETAVVNVTYSNREQTRQAIMKLNGHQLENHALKVSYISDEQLAQGPENGRHGGFGSRGQPWQESPVAAETPAKQQQVDIPLRLLVPTQYVGAIIGKEGATIRNITKQTQSKIKVHRNENAGAAEKAISVHSTPEGCSSACKMILEIMHKEAKDTKTAHEVPLKILAHNSFVGRLIGKEGRNLKKVEQDTVTKITISSLQHLTLYNPERTITVKGAIENCCRAEQEIMKKVREAYENDVAAKSLQSHLIPGLNLASVGLFPASSSAVPLPPSSVTGAAPYSSFKQATEQEMVQVFIPAXGCGAIMGKKGQHIKQLSRFTSASIKIAPPETPDSKVRMVIITGPPEAQFKAQGRIYGKIKEENFFGPKEEVKLETHIQVPASAAGRVIGKGGKKVNELQKLTAAEVLVPRDQIPDENDQVIVKIIGHFYASQMAQRKIRDILAHVKQQHQKGQSNQAQARRK